The following are from one region of the Anomaloglossus baeobatrachus isolate aAnoBae1 chromosome 1, aAnoBae1.hap1, whole genome shotgun sequence genome:
- the NFIL3 gene encoding nuclear factor interleukin-3-regulated protein translates to MPTIKKEQECVDARNSMENILVLNTNMPDMSESMDSSNDMLYNEGGGSKNKSSSCRRKREFIPDEKKDAMYWEKRRKNNEAAKRSREKRRLNDMVLENKLIALGEENANLKTELLSLKLKFGLISSASYAQEIQKVTTATAVYFQEYATAKANVRSFPGEHEHPLMSSSCISVIKHSPQSSISDVSEVSSGEHVQPNPTPNNCRTSEMNYQRIKQEPMEIENFTREPREENPSYAASIYQNYIGSTFPGYSHSPPLLQINSSSSNSPRTSEADEGVVGKTSDGEDEQQVPKGPIHSPVELKNSHTTVIKVPEVNSSALPHKLRIKSKAMQVKPDTLENDFDATQKLPLPIDMSSKRHFPLEKHSNEPLVHSSLSPLSVQVTNIPDWPIKSGQWHHKELDKIPNICKSAGIAGMSDNVYNASEPENLYLKQGIANLSAEVATLKRLIVAQEICTSDSS, encoded by the coding sequence ATGCCCACTATTAAAAAAGAGCAGGAATGTGTTGATGCAAGGAATAGTATGGAGAACATCCTTGTGCTTAATACTAATATGCCGGACATGTCTGAATCAATGGACTCCAGTAATGACATGTTGTATAATGAAGGGGGAGGTTCAAAAAACAAGTCCTCCTCCTGTCGCAGGAAAAGGGAATTTATTCCTGATGAAAAGAAAGATGCCATGTACTgggaaaaaagaaggaaaaacaaTGAGGCCGCCAAGCGCTCACGAGAAAAACGGAGACTGAATGATATGGTTCTAGAAAATAAACTGATAGCATTAGGAGAGGAAAATGCAAACCTGAAAACAGAGCTGCTGTCTTTAAAACTTAAATTTGGATTGATAAGTTCTGCTTCTTATGCTCAAGAAATACAAAAAGTTACTACTGCCACCGCTGTGTATTTCCAGGAATATGCAACAGCTAAAGCAAATGTCAGGTCTTTCCCTGGAGAACATGAACATCCTTTAATGAGTAGTAGCTGTATCTCTGTAATCAAGCACTCCCCTCAAAGCTCAATTTCTGATGTATCTGAGGTATCATCCGGAGAACACGTCCAGCCAAACCCTACCCCAAACAACTGCCGGACCTCTGAAATGAATTATCAAAGGATAAAGCAGGAACCCATGGAAATTGAGAACTTTACTCGGGAGCCTAGGGAAGAGAATCCTTCCTATGCAGCATCTATCTATCAGAACTATATTGGAAGTACATTTCCCGGGTACTCACATTCTCCACCGCTTCTGCAAATTAACAGTTCCTCCAGCAACTCTCCAAGAACATCGGAGGCTGATGAGGGAGTGGTGGGAAAGACTTCTGATGGGGAGGATGAACAGCAGGTTCCTAAAGGCCCTATCCATTCCCCTGTTGAACTGAAAAATAGTCATACAACGGTCATAAAGGTCCCGGAGGTGAACTCCTCTGCACTGCCTCATAAACTGCGAATTAAATCAAAAGCAATGCAGGTGAAACCAGATACACTGGAGAATGACTTTGATGCCACACAAAAACTGCCACTGCCAATTGACATGTCCTCTAAACGGCACTTTCCCCTGGAAAAACATAGCAATGAGCCCCTGGTACATTCGTCTTTGTCCCCTTTGTCAGTGCAAGTGACTAATATCCCAGACTGGCCTATAAAATCAGGACAGTGGCACCACAAGGAACTTGATAAAATCCCGAACATTTGCAAATCTGCTGGAATTGCTGGAATGTCAGACAATGTCTACAATGCTTCTGAGCCAGAAAACTTGTATCTAAAGCAAGGTATTGCAAATTTATCTGCTGAGGTGGCCACGCTCAAAAGACTTATCGTAGCTCAAGAAATCTGTACCTCAGATTCCAGCTAA